The Dehalobacter sp. DCM sequence CTGCCTGGTCCCTCTTTGCTTTTCACTAATTATTAATGATCGTCCCGCCATTGATATGCAAAATCTGGCCGGACATATAGGCTGAGTCCCCACTTGCCAGGAAGAGATAGGCCGGGGCTAGCTCCACGGGCTGGCCGGCCCTCTGCATTGGGGTGGTGCTGCCGAAGGTATGAACTTCGTCGGCACTAAATGAAGCAGGAATAAGCGCTGTCCAAATGGGGCCAGGGGCTATTCCGTTGACTCTGATCCCTTGCTTGCACAAGGATTCCGACATGGATCGGGTAAAAGATACGACAGCACCCTTAGAGGCTGAGTAATCAATTAAACGCACGTGGCCTTCATAGGCAGTAATGGAAGCAGTATTAATAATCACTGATCCTTGGGGTAAATAAGGAAGCGCTGCCCGGGTCAAGTGAAACATCGCAAAAACGTTGGTGCGGAAAGTCCGCTCCAATTGCGCTGAGGTAATATCTAAGATGGAATTTTGGGGATGCTGTTCTCCGGAATTATTGACCAGAATATCAAGATGACCGAAGGTGCGGATTGTCTCTTCAACCGCTTGTTTGCAGAACATTTCATCGCCGACATCCCCCGCTATAAGCAGGCAGCGTCGTCCAAGCTGTTCGATTCTTTCTTTCGTTATTTCGGCATCCTGCTGTTCATTTAAATAAACAACAGCAAGGTCAGCCCCTTCTTTGGCGTATAGAATGGAAACGGCCCGGCCAATCCCACTGTCTCCCCCGCTGATCAGGGCAACCTTACCCTGGAGTTTGTTTCCGGGCTGATAATTAAGATCTTCATAAATAGGGCTGGGATCCATTAAGGTTTCTAAACCTGGCTGAAAGTCCTGATGCTGAGCAGGAAAAGTTGGCTGGGGAATGACTGCTTCTGCCATATTGGTACTCCTTTGTTTTTTCTTTATTTTACCCAATATCAGCAATTATTATCTTCCTCCACCCAGACTAATCCAGCCTTACTATGACGCTGCGTCAATGTCAATAGGTCAAGATAGTATTCCATTAATAACCAGCTGTCTTTATAGATTTGACGGTCAACAAGCAAAATATTTCTATTATTTTTTTTGTAGTGAACGCACAAAAATGAACCCTTCAGGCTATCTTCACTTTATGTTAATATTGCATTAGCATAAATTATGATAAGCTGTGAGGGGAAATTAAATAATACGTATAGCGACCATAAAGTATTGTGACAATATGACAATAGACTCCTTGTTCTAGTTTTCGTATAAGGCAGCGATATCCTGTATTCTACGCTTCATTTCTGTGCGGATATGTAACGGCTCTAAACACTCGCATTTATCCCCAAAACTGAAAAGAATATTGTAGTAGTAATCGTTCTCTATGAAAGGAAAACCAACAATGTAATGCGCATCACCGTCTGGCGAAAAGTCTTCATAAGGGCAATAATCAAGCACCCTGTCCATGACAGATTGATGAATGCGAATTTTGATTTTTGTTTGCATCGTTGCCAACATATCCGTAAAATCCAACTGCGGTTTTTGATAATCGCGTGGCGTAAAAAATTCCTCTTGTAGTTGTAGGTTTGAGGTGCGGGATAGTTTGAATAAGCGAAAATCATTTCTTTTATGGCAATATCCTTGTAAGTACCAATGATTGCTTTTCAATACAAGCTGATACGGCTCGGCTGTTCGTGCGGTTTTATTTCCGTAGCGGTCTGCATAGTCAAAGGTCAGCAGCTTACTTTCCTGTAAAGCTGTTTTTACAATTTCTAAATAGGATTGTATGTTTCGGTTTCCCATCCACGGACTTAAATCGATAACTATTTGATTTGCTTTTAATTCAATGTCTTTCGCTCTATCGGCGGGGATAAAACTCTTGACTTTCGCCAGGGCGTTTACCAGTTCATCCCCTCGTATCATATTGGCAAGACTGGAAAGTCCCATTAAGATAGCGGA is a genomic window containing:
- a CDS encoding SDR family oxidoreductase yields the protein MAEAVIPQPTFPAQHQDFQPGLETLMDPSPIYEDLNYQPGNKLQGKVALISGGDSGIGRAVSILYAKEGADLAVVYLNEQQDAEITKERIEQLGRRCLLIAGDVGDEMFCKQAVEETIRTFGHLDILVNNSGEQHPQNSILDITSAQLERTFRTNVFAMFHLTRAALPYLPQGSVIINTASITAYEGHVRLIDYSASKGAVVSFTRSMSESLCKQGIRVNGIAPGPIWTALIPASFSADEVHTFGSTTPMQRAGQPVELAPAYLFLASGDSAYMSGQILHINGGTIINN
- a CDS encoding helix-turn-helix transcriptional regulator, which produces MKVDRLVSIILILLDQERIGAQELADMFEVSPRTIYRDIDTINMAGIPVRATSGVGGGFEIMQQYKIDRKVFSTADLSAILMGLSSLANMIRGDELVNALAKVKSFIPADRAKDIELKANQIVIDLSPWMGNRNIQSYLEIVKTALQESKLLTFDYADRYGNKTARTAEPYQLVLKSNHWYLQGYCHKRNDFRLFKLSRTSNLQLQEEFFTPRDYQKPQLDFTDMLATMQTKIKIRIHQSVMDRVLDYCPYEDFSPDGDAHYIVGFPFIENDYYYNILFSFGDKCECLEPLHIRTEMKRRIQDIAALYEN